The sequence TTCCACTTGGCTTTTGGATAATCAGCACCTGTGGTTCACTAATGATTTTTACCTATTCGATCATTCGTCTCGACCCTGTTCTATTCGCAGCTCATAGTTTGGGATTATTTACTTACATGAGAAACATTGCCTTGCATTACGGTAAAAGCAGTTTATTCGACAGGCTGAATAAAATTGCTGTGCTGCGTAAGGTTATCGGAAAGGTTTCGGATAGAATAAAATAAAGGCCACTAACAAAATTGCGGCCTCGAAAAACATTGATAACATTATATATTGTTAACATCGCAATACAATAAATACATTCGTAGTGCAGCGTGCTCAGATTCTAATGTTCTTATTTTTCGCTGATCTATATTTTATCAATTGCAGGCCTCAATCTTTCTCCATCTGGATCCAGTTTACGCCTTATACTATTCATCAAACAAGGGAACAAGCTCTTCAACCACCAGTGGTATTTTTTGATGCGCCATCCCGTTTTCTTCGTTATAATCCGACGAAGTAATTGCGATAACCAAATCCAGATCTTTCACAATCATTATGTACTGGCCGCCATAACCAAGCGCCAGAAACATGTCGTGCTCATCTTTGCTTCCGTGAACAGGATTTTCCCACCAGGCCCTGTTTCGTTTCGAACGGTACCACCACTGGAATCCGTAATCAAAAAATTCGGTTTCGGGTACGTGTGCTTTCCCCGACATTTCGATCCACTTTTTCGGAACAAGCTGTTCTCCGTTCCACACCCCCTTATTTGCAACCAGCAAGCCAATTTTAGCCATATCACGCGGTAGCATTTGTAGCTCACTCTGGCATGGCACAACGCCATTTTCTTTTTCCCACCGAAATTGTGAAATGCCCAGTTTGTTGAACAGTACTTCTTTTGCAAAATCGTCGGCCTGCTTTTCTTCAAGTGCATAAATTATACTCCCCAGCAGATTTGAATTGTTGCCATTGTAATTAAATTTTTCGCCGGGAGCTGACTCCAGTGGCTGTACCAGCATTTGTTTTACCACGTCGTTCGGATTGTTTTTCTCAAACTCATCATCCTCCGGGAAACCGGAACTCATGGTTAAAACATGTTTCAGCGTGATTTTTTCTTTCTCAGGAGTAATTAATGAATCGTAATGCGGGAAGAAATTAAAAACAGGTGTATCGACCTCAAGATTGCCATGTCGCTCCAATGCAATTCCTAAAAGTAATGAAGTAATGCTTTTTGTGACGGAATGAACCGGGTGAAGTTGCATCCGGTTGTAATTGTAAAAGTATTCTTCCAGAATTAGCTTCTGATCTTTCAGAACCAAAAAAGATTCCAGTCGCCCGAAATCCTGCCGGATAATTCTTTCCATTAATTGGTAAAATGCAGCCGTATCTTTTAGTGCCCCGAATATGGAAGCGGTTTGCAGTTGATCAGATATATTTTCGGGCCGACGATACGAATATTTCACACTTCCATCTTTACCTCGTGGATACGGTGTAAACATTCGGTCTATATCAAAATTCTCATCACGAATAAAATCAATTCTCGCGGTATCCGAAGCATCTTCTTCATCCCAACGGGCTATTCCCCGAATCACTTGTTTATTTTGGTCAACCTTTCCCCGATATGTGCCGCCATCGTCATAAAACAAGTACAATTCATTAGTTGAATTGATGTATTGAACACTGTCGAAATTCCAGTAATCGTAGAAACGATTTTCCCAAAGAAAACAACCTCTTGCTGTGATTTTTCCCTGAGCTTCATTATTCACCATTAGAATAGGTTCGAGTGTTCCGTGCGGATATTTGATAGCGGTTCCTGCCGTAACTCGCCACAGTCCGTCAATTGAAACAAAGTGCCCAGTGTTTTGAATCTCTGGGTACTTGGTTACAGTGCGGAATTTTAGAGTTTGTGAACACGCAATTAGATAAACCAAAATCCCTGTTATTGCGTAAAAAGTTCTGAAAATTTTCATAAAAAAAGGTTTTTGTGCAAATGGAAACAAGTGTCACATAAAAGCCAGGATGTATTAATTCATCCTGGCTTTAATAACCTCTTTTATCACGTAGAACAGTATTAATGAGACGATGAATACCATGAATCCC comes from uncultured Draconibacterium sp. and encodes:
- a CDS encoding serine hydrolase gives rise to the protein MKIFRTFYAITGILVYLIACSQTLKFRTVTKYPEIQNTGHFVSIDGLWRVTAGTAIKYPHGTLEPILMVNNEAQGKITARGCFLWENRFYDYWNFDSVQYINSTNELYLFYDDGGTYRGKVDQNKQVIRGIARWDEEDASDTARIDFIRDENFDIDRMFTPYPRGKDGSVKYSYRRPENISDQLQTASIFGALKDTAAFYQLMERIIRQDFGRLESFLVLKDQKLILEEYFYNYNRMQLHPVHSVTKSITSLLLGIALERHGNLEVDTPVFNFFPHYDSLITPEKEKITLKHVLTMSSGFPEDDEFEKNNPNDVVKQMLVQPLESAPGEKFNYNGNNSNLLGSIIYALEEKQADDFAKEVLFNKLGISQFRWEKENGVVPCQSELQMLPRDMAKIGLLVANKGVWNGEQLVPKKWIEMSGKAHVPETEFFDYGFQWWYRSKRNRAWWENPVHGSKDEHDMFLALGYGGQYIMIVKDLDLVIAITSSDYNEENGMAHQKIPLVVEELVPLFDE